In one Phyllostomus discolor isolate MPI-MPIP mPhyDis1 chromosome 8, mPhyDis1.pri.v3, whole genome shotgun sequence genomic region, the following are encoded:
- the GTF2F1 gene encoding general transcription factor IIF subunit 1 isoform X2, which translates to MAALGPGSQNVTEYVVRVPKNTTKKYNIMAFNAADKVNFATWNQARLERDLSNKKIYQEEEMPESGAGSEFNRKLREEARRKKYGIVLKEFRPEDQPWLLRVNGKSGRRFRGIKKGGVTENTSYYIFTQCPDGAFEAFPVHNWYNFTPLARHRTLTAEEAEEEWERRNKVLNHFSIMQQRRLKDQDHEEEDEEKDKRGRKKASELRIHDLEDDLEMSSDDSEASGEEGGKAPKAKKKVPTTKAGRKKKKKKGSDDEAFEDSDDGDFEGQEVDYMSDGSSSEEELEGKPKVIQQEEGPKGVDEQSESSEESEEEKPPEEDKEEEEEKKAPTPQEKKRRRDSSDESDSSEESDIDSEASSALFMAKKKTPPKRERKPSGGSSRGNSRPGTPSTESGNTSSTLRAAASKLEQGKRTNETTAAKRLRLDTGPQSLSGKSTPQPQSGKSTPSSGDVQVTEDAVRRYLTRKPMTTKDLLKKFQTKKTGLSSEQTVNVLAQILKRLNPERKMINDKMHFSLKE; encoded by the exons ATGGCGGCCCTC GGCCCCGGCAGCCAGAATGTCACTGAGTATGTCGTTCGAGTTCCCAA AAATACAACCAAAAAATATAACATCATGGCATTCAATGCGGCTGATAAAGTCAACTTCGCTACTTGGAATCAG GCCCGACTAGAGCGAGACCTGAGCAACAAGAAGATTTACCAAGAAGAAGAGATGCCTGAGTCAGGTGCAGGCAGCGAGTTCAACCGAAAGCTTCGGGAGGAGGCTCGGAGGAAGAAGTACGGCATTGTCCTCAAGGAGTTCCGGCCTGaggaccagccctggctgctccGAGTCAATGGCAAATCAGGCAGGAG GTTCAGAGGTATAAAGAAGGGAGGTGTGACAGAGAACACGTCCTACTATATCTTCACCCAGTGCCCTGATGGGGCCTTCGAGGCTTTCCCAGTGCACAACTGGTACAACTTCACGCCACTGGCTCGGCACCGTACCCTCACTGCcgaggaggctgaggaggaatGGGAGAG GAGGAACAAAGTCCTGAACCACTTCAGCATCATGCAGCAGCGGCGGCTCAAGGACCAGGACcatgaggaggaggatgaagagaaGGACAAGCGTGGCCGCAAGAAGGCCAGCGAGCTGCGTATCCATGACCTAGAGGATGACCTGGAGATGTCATCTGATGACAGCGAGGCCAGTGGCGAGGAGG GTGGCAAAGCCCCGAAGGCTAAGAAGAAGGTGCCAACAACTAAGGCGGGccggaagaagaagaagaagaaggggtcCGATGATGAGGCCTTTGAGGACAGTGATGATGGGGACTTCGAGGGCCAGGAGGTGGACTACATGTCTGACGGCTCCAG CTCTGAGGAAGAGCTGGAGGGCAAGCCCAAGGTCATCCAGCAGGAGGAGGGCCCCAAGGGCGTCGATGAGCAGAGTGAAAGCAGCGAGGAGAGCGAGGAAGAGAAGCCACCTgaggaggacaaggaggaggaggaggagaaaaaggcaCCCACACCACAAGAGAAGAAACGGAGGAGAG ACAGCAGTGATGAGTCTGACAGCTCAGAAGAGAGTGACATCGACAGTGAGGCCTCCTCAGCCCTCTTCATGGCT AAAAAGAAGACGCCCCCCAAGAGGGAGCGGAAGCCGTCAGGGGGCAGTTCGAGGGGCAACAGCCGGCCGGGCACACCCAGCACAGAGAGTGGCAACACCTCCTCCACCCTTCGGGCTGCTGCCAGCAAGCTGGAGCAGG GAAAGCGGACGAATGAGACAACGGCAGCCAAGCGGTTGCGGCTGGACACTGGGCCCCAGAGCCTGTCTGGGAAGTCCACCCCTCAGCCCCAGTCTGGGAAATCCACCCCCAGCAGTGG GGACGTGCAGGTGACTGAGGACGCTGTGCGCCGCTACCTGACACGGAAGCCCATGACCACCAAGGACCTGCTGAAGAAGTTCCAGACCAAGAAGACAGGGCTGAGCAGCGAGCAGACGGTGAATGTGCTCGCCCAGATCCTCAAGCGCCTCAACCCAGAGCGCAAGATGATCAACGACAAGATGCACTTCTCCCTCAAGGAGTGA
- the GTF2F1 gene encoding general transcription factor IIF subunit 1 isoform X1 — translation MAALGPGSQNVTEYVVRVPKNTTKKYNIMAFNAADKVNFATWNQARLERDLSNKKIYQEEEMPESGAGSEFNRKLREEARRKKYGIVLKEFRPEDQPWLLRVNGKSGRRFRGIKKGGVTENTSYYIFTQCPDGAFEAFPVHNWYNFTPLARHRTLTAEEAEEEWERRNKVLNHFSIMQQRRLKDQDHEEEDEEKDKRGRKKASELRIHDLEDDLEMSSDDSEASGEEGGKAPKAKKKVPTTKAGRKKKKKKGSDDEAFEDSDDGDFEGQEVDYMSDGSSSSEEELEGKPKVIQQEEGPKGVDEQSESSEESEEEKPPEEDKEEEEEKKAPTPQEKKRRRDSSDESDSSEESDIDSEASSALFMAKKKTPPKRERKPSGGSSRGNSRPGTPSTESGNTSSTLRAAASKLEQGKRTNETTAAKRLRLDTGPQSLSGKSTPQPQSGKSTPSSGDVQVTEDAVRRYLTRKPMTTKDLLKKFQTKKTGLSSEQTVNVLAQILKRLNPERKMINDKMHFSLKE, via the exons ATGGCGGCCCTC GGCCCCGGCAGCCAGAATGTCACTGAGTATGTCGTTCGAGTTCCCAA AAATACAACCAAAAAATATAACATCATGGCATTCAATGCGGCTGATAAAGTCAACTTCGCTACTTGGAATCAG GCCCGACTAGAGCGAGACCTGAGCAACAAGAAGATTTACCAAGAAGAAGAGATGCCTGAGTCAGGTGCAGGCAGCGAGTTCAACCGAAAGCTTCGGGAGGAGGCTCGGAGGAAGAAGTACGGCATTGTCCTCAAGGAGTTCCGGCCTGaggaccagccctggctgctccGAGTCAATGGCAAATCAGGCAGGAG GTTCAGAGGTATAAAGAAGGGAGGTGTGACAGAGAACACGTCCTACTATATCTTCACCCAGTGCCCTGATGGGGCCTTCGAGGCTTTCCCAGTGCACAACTGGTACAACTTCACGCCACTGGCTCGGCACCGTACCCTCACTGCcgaggaggctgaggaggaatGGGAGAG GAGGAACAAAGTCCTGAACCACTTCAGCATCATGCAGCAGCGGCGGCTCAAGGACCAGGACcatgaggaggaggatgaagagaaGGACAAGCGTGGCCGCAAGAAGGCCAGCGAGCTGCGTATCCATGACCTAGAGGATGACCTGGAGATGTCATCTGATGACAGCGAGGCCAGTGGCGAGGAGG GTGGCAAAGCCCCGAAGGCTAAGAAGAAGGTGCCAACAACTAAGGCGGGccggaagaagaagaagaagaaggggtcCGATGATGAGGCCTTTGAGGACAGTGATGATGGGGACTTCGAGGGCCAGGAGGTGGACTACATGTCTGACGGCTCCAG CAGCTCTGAGGAAGAGCTGGAGGGCAAGCCCAAGGTCATCCAGCAGGAGGAGGGCCCCAAGGGCGTCGATGAGCAGAGTGAAAGCAGCGAGGAGAGCGAGGAAGAGAAGCCACCTgaggaggacaaggaggaggaggaggagaaaaaggcaCCCACACCACAAGAGAAGAAACGGAGGAGAG ACAGCAGTGATGAGTCTGACAGCTCAGAAGAGAGTGACATCGACAGTGAGGCCTCCTCAGCCCTCTTCATGGCT AAAAAGAAGACGCCCCCCAAGAGGGAGCGGAAGCCGTCAGGGGGCAGTTCGAGGGGCAACAGCCGGCCGGGCACACCCAGCACAGAGAGTGGCAACACCTCCTCCACCCTTCGGGCTGCTGCCAGCAAGCTGGAGCAGG GAAAGCGGACGAATGAGACAACGGCAGCCAAGCGGTTGCGGCTGGACACTGGGCCCCAGAGCCTGTCTGGGAAGTCCACCCCTCAGCCCCAGTCTGGGAAATCCACCCCCAGCAGTGG GGACGTGCAGGTGACTGAGGACGCTGTGCGCCGCTACCTGACACGGAAGCCCATGACCACCAAGGACCTGCTGAAGAAGTTCCAGACCAAGAAGACAGGGCTGAGCAGCGAGCAGACGGTGAATGTGCTCGCCCAGATCCTCAAGCGCCTCAACCCAGAGCGCAAGATGATCAACGACAAGATGCACTTCTCCCTCAAGGAGTGA